A genomic region of Persephonella sp. contains the following coding sequences:
- a CDS encoding Trm112 family protein, producing MIPKELLEILACPKCKGELLFFGDFFVCEKCMLKFDIIEDIPDFLLDDAKKITEEELNKLKDERKS from the coding sequence ATGATCCCTAAAGAGCTTCTTGAGATACTGGCATGTCCCAAGTGTAAAGGTGAGCTTTTATTCTTTGGTGATTTTTTTGTCTGTGAAAAATGTATGCTTAAGTTTGATATTATTGAAGATATACCTGATTTTCTCCTTGATGATGCAAAAAAAATAACAGAAGAAGAACTGAATAAACTAAAAGATGAAAGAAAATCTTAA
- the thiE gene encoding thiamine phosphate synthase has protein sequence MERFLKKYYAITDRKQFRYDFEIQIKKMLDSGIRMFQLREKDLPSDQLFDLASKLENLLHGYDASFFVNDRVDIAVLTGANGVHLPSKSVPIEAVKHKFPDLIVGKSCHSVENAVKAEKEGADYITFSPIFETPKKGKPKGLEELKKVVEAVSIPVYALGGITEEKIPDVLKTGAYGIAGIRLFIR, from the coding sequence ATGGAGAGATTTCTCAAAAAATACTATGCTATAACAGACAGAAAACAGTTCAGGTATGATTTTGAAATCCAAATAAAGAAGATGTTAGATTCTGGAATAAGGATGTTTCAGCTGAGGGAGAAGGATCTTCCTTCAGATCAGCTTTTTGATCTTGCATCAAAACTTGAAAATCTTCTTCATGGGTATGATGCTTCATTTTTTGTGAATGATAGGGTTGATATAGCTGTTTTAACAGGGGCAAATGGGGTTCATCTTCCATCAAAAAGCGTTCCTATAGAAGCTGTAAAACACAAATTTCCTGATCTTATAGTTGGAAAATCCTGCCACAGTGTTGAAAATGCTGTAAAGGCTGAAAAAGAAGGGGCAGACTACATAACATTTTCCCCAATATTTGAAACTCCAAAAAAGGGAAAGCCGAAAGGTCTAGAGGAGCTGAAAAAAGTTGTTGAAGCTGTTAGTATCCCAGTTTACGCCCTTGGAGGAATAACAGAGGAAAAGATACCTGATGTTTTAAAAACTGGAGCTTACGGTATCGCAGGAATAAGACTTTTTATAAGATAG